ATTGGTTGATTGCAGTTTGCAAGGAGAAATTTTGGGTTGGACATTGTTCTACGCGGGTATAGCGGGTGTGGCTTTTGGTTCGGCATATTATCACCTGAAGCCTGATGACAATAGGGTGGTGTGGGATACATTGCCGGTTAGCACAACGTTTCACTTTGACACTGTCGGGTTTTGCTGTTTGTTCTCTTAATATAGCTGTATCTGCTCCTAGGAAAAGTTCGAAGTGTGAAGGGAAAAACCTTTCTTTAGCACAAGgttacatgttcaatttagacaATTTGAAGCATCTACTTGTGGCTGAATGTTATCGGATCATTTAGAATTATCGGATATCTCCCACTTCTGTGTGGTGGTTTGTTCAGCTCTATTTGGATACCATCCCTCATGCCATGGACTGGTTAATGTCAATGGAAAAAGGATAGTAATTGACGCTAACGCGCGACGGTGAAATTAATGTATCGTGAAGCTCAAACTTGTACCTGAAGTTTAAAAATTCAGCAACAGAAATCTAGGAATATACTTGATATTGAAACCTAGGATAGAGACTTGCACACATGTCTATGCAATATATTCCTTTACACTGGTTGTGCATATGGGCATTTTGCCTCAACATTCTAGCTGTGTACTTCAAACCTTATTGACATAGTTTGATGTTCATTGGCAACTGCAGATGATGATAGCATATTCCTCACTATTTTCCAGTTTTTTGGTGGAGAGAGTGGGGAAAAGGACTGGATTTTGCCTTTTATCTCTgctccttctcttttcctttctcagCGTAGCTTATGAAAGGTTAGACATTGGTTGATTTCAGCACAGCCATTTAGATAACTGGACCTCTTGTTTGAGTGATTGGTCATTGGACTATGCCTAAGTCAAGCTGCTTGCAGAACATTTAATGATCTCCGGTTGCGCATGATGTTTCAGTTGATTCCATGTGTTGTGATCCCATTTATGACACTTTTGTTCCCACCAAAATATACCCACTCAAGATATTGGCTTTGGGCGGCAGGTATGGCACATTTCCTGTTTGTGTCTCTGTTTCACTCTCTGAGTAGCTTTTCATGGGCCGCACGATCTTGTTGCCGTTGCATCTGTGTTTCTTCTGCATATAAAGAGAGCATGGGTGCCAAAGAAAGTGTATAAGAGGGAATTCACCCCAAAGCCAATGCTTGCTTATAAATGCTACAGTTTAGTGGCGgctattttttctttgattatttatacccactttctaGAAACTTTATGAATCACCTGTGGGAACAAGAGGAAAACTTTCTCGGTGGTCGATGCAGTATGCTCATGGATTGCCAAAAATTTTGTCAGGACGTCATCGATATGAAAGAGTTAGGAGAGCAAGAATTTTAACTTTTGCACATAAAGAAAGCAAGATCTGAAGTCCTATGTCCTTGCTTGTTACAATAATCTATATTTGGATGAAAGGAAAGCTTTATAATAAAACAAATTGATTTGAGCATGGATTTTAGGGCCTTATAGTTTACTATCCTCTCTAAATTACCAAATGAAAGTTGACCGCAGCATAGAATGCGTTTATACATAGTTGGTTGTGCTGTGAATTAAACAGGCTTTGGGTTCTCTGCCTGTTTCACTGATCTGCTTATCTCCTAGTTTTAAGGATGTTCGATAGTGTGATGTGGACTGCTGGCAATCATCATATGTACCAAACCTTATGTCCCTTTGGTTGGTCTTACAGTTTCGAATAATGAGACCATATTTAAAGAGTGTTTCGCAGTACTTTGTTGAACATCATTTGCAAGAAGATAAGGAACTTTTGAACCTCGATACGTTTCAGGTCAGGATTTGGGTATCATTGAACCGGCAAGAATTCTTTTAGACTCTCAAGTTTCTTTATTAAGCATGATTGCAAGAAAATGGGAATCATTTGACCTCATAATTTGAATCCGGAAGAGTTAATTATGTGCGGTCCGTGCCTTGCGGTTTCTAATCGTTGCTTTATCAATTGCATATCACAAATCAATAGAATATAGCTGTACGAAGTGAAACTAATGTACTGTCAAACTTAGGTTTGGCTTTGCCACACCCCTTTCCAAAGTCTAGTCATTTATTTCAAAAAGTGGAGATTGCAAAGTTGGCAGTTATAACTGAAGTTATCAGAAACGCGAAATTCACCTTATTTCTCAAAAGGATAAGTGATTGTAATTTCCTTGTACTCTCATTAGTCGTATCTGCCTTCCTTATGATTGGTATTTCTTCATTTATGCTGGAGCAcggaattaaaaatttatagtgTATCCTTGTCTTTGCACTGGTCGATATGTATTTTTAAGCCATCAGTTTGATCTCTCCTTGCCTGTTTTTTCAGTTTGCTTTTGCCTATATCTGTTAGTTCATCAGTAGGCATGCAATGTGCAAAAAGCATATTCTTATGCACACAACAGAAATGTACAGTGAACTGTTCAAAGTGCATTAGCCATGCTAAAAGTGGTCCGCTTCAGAATCCTGAGTTTTCTGGTGCAGGCATCTACCTTCTCTCCAAATTTGAAGCTTTTTCTGACTGGAGAATATACTATGCTAATAGTTACATCATCAGCGGGCATTCCCTGGAGCACTTATGTTTAGCAATGTTGCCTGTTCTGCTTACAATGATGCTCATGAATAGAACCTTGAGGTTCCAAAGGTACTCATATCCTGAGAGGAATAATCAAAGTTTCTCTTCACGTAGATCATTACATGCTTTTACCTTGGTAATTGGTCTCGAcaatttgaaatgaattttccaTATTCATTCTGCGGATGACAACTCGCTTTCAGTTGATTTTCCTTCATTCTCaccatgattttcttttctcaactGTTGATGGG
This genomic interval from Rhodamnia argentea isolate NSW1041297 chromosome 4, ASM2092103v1, whole genome shotgun sequence contains the following:
- the LOC115741101 gene encoding uncharacterized protein LOC115741101; the protein is MWGVKQQIARSKRGRVWAGAFLCWLFLMLATPKIPYSPKHHAYADMRNFLGVPNTLNVITNFPFLIVGVLGFVLCLQGSYFDVSLQGEILGWTLFYAGIAGVAFGSAYYHLKPDDNRVVWDTLPMMIAYSSLFSSFLVERVGKRTGFCLLSLLLLFSFLSVAYERTFNDLRLRMMFQLIPCVVIPFMTLLFPPKYTHSRYWLWAAGIYLLSKFEAFSDWRIYYANSYIISGHSLEHLCLAMLPVLLTMMLMNRTLRFQRLGSLKERL